One part of the Lytechinus pictus isolate F3 Inbred chromosome 3, Lp3.0, whole genome shotgun sequence genome encodes these proteins:
- the LOC129255592 gene encoding neurogenic locus notch homolog protein 1-like: MNFTLVATIVLMLIHSHLVLASIDFELDLISYDGDRRKADGTCCDPPSSIGITCDPFCDPGFHICLDDGSVTCPYFDGNTGLIVEDVEDIDFETYSLGPLPNPIQITIDKWPEYGLRINITAEDYDESPEKEKIDNYFVIINEIPSLTVPTTMVGLSDGRAFKTRLGIYYVATCSNGYEGLDCQTNIDECQSNPCSNGATCNDFINGYNCSCTSSFTGDECETEVDECESNPCQNEATCNDFVIGFNCTCTSAYEGIYCEQEINECSSNPCQNGATCTDYLDGFNCTCISGYEGTNCEQEIDECSSNPCQNGATCTDYLDGFNCTCISGYEGTHCEQEIDECSSNPCQNGAKCTDYLDGFNCTCISGYEGTNCEQEIDECSSNPCQNGATCTDYLDGFNCTCISGYEGTNCEQEIDECSSNPCQNGATCTDNLDGFNCSCISGYEGTNCEEEINECSSNPCQNGATCTNYVDGFNCTCISGYEGTNCEEEIDECSSNPCQNGATCTDYLDGFNCTCISGYEGTNCEQEIDECSSNPCQNGATCTDNLDGFNCSCISGYEGTNCEEEINECSSNPCQNGATCTNYVDGFNCTCISGYEGTNCEEEIDECSSNPCQNGATCTDYLDGFNCNCISGYEGTNCEQEINECSSNPCQNGATCTDYLDGFNCTCISGYEGTNCEQEIDECSSNPCQNGATCTDNLDGFNCSCISGYEGTNCEEEIDECSSNPCQNGATCTNYVDGFNCTCISGYEGTNCEEEIDECSSNPCQNGATCTNYVNGFNCTCISGYEGTNCEQEIDECSSNPCQNNATCTDYFDGFNCTCISGYEGTICEQEIDECSSNPCQNGATCTDYFDGFKCTCISGYEGTICEQEIDECSSNPCQNGATCTDYLDGFNCTCISGYEGTNCEQEIDECSSNPCQNGATCTNYVNGFNCTCISGYEGTNCEQEIDECSSNPCQNGATCTDYLDDFNCTCISGYEGTNCEQEIDECSSNPCQNGATCTDYLDGFNCTCISGYEGTNCEQEINECSSNPCQNGATCTDNLDGFNCTCISGYEGTNCEQEIDECSSNPCQNNATCTDYLDGFNCTCISGYEGTICEQEIDECSSNPCQNGATCTDYLDGFNCTCISGYEGTICEQEIDECSSNPCQNGATCTDYLDGFNCTCISGYEGTNCEQEIDECSSNPCQNGATCTNYVDGFNCTCISGYVGTNCEEEIDECSSNPCQNGATCTDNLDGFNCTCISGYEGTNCEQEINECLSNPCQNGATCTDNLDGFNCTCISGYEGTNCEQEIDECSSNPCQNNATCTDYLDGFNCTCISGYEGTICEQEIDECSSNPCQNGATCTDYLDGFNCTCISGYEGTICEQEIDECSSNPCQNGATCTDYLDGFNCTCISGYEGTNCEQEIDECSSNPCQNGATCTNYVDGFNCTCISGYVGTNCEEEIDECSSNPCQNGATCTDNLDGFNCTCISGYEGTNCEREIDECSSNPCQNGATCTNYVYGFNCTCISGYEGTNCEQDIDECSSNPCQNGATCNDYLDGFTCSCISGYEGTNCEQDIDECSSNPCQNGATCTDYLDDFNCTCISGYEGTHCEQEIDECSSNPCQNRATCFDLTPGFQCRCLEGYTGEYCSSDIDECFVKTACPNNSICENTVGSFACFCLDGYEGERCDIIINPCISSPCERGTCDKINRDAYSCICEDGFFGVNCEITDPCSSSPCYNGGECQSNDAGQWVCQCLNGFIGELCQLELEFYSYTVLLYGASVDEEIFVEDMEALFSKVYIEDVNVIITETANYYTPDTGDDIIGVTFVLYVNGTALDSDEISAVLNAVPKEDLNNREQYEFYFGEVIPEKPDQPRWLAEYWYVLVIIVIFGIVLLLTTALSLGHLMVNRSLRKMQYEENKKRLEETQKQTNVHVYEDERYIKRHWNSHNNALRSSSHFDEEHIFRTNPIYMAQDYLSFRDDNSDDYHYVQDYL, translated from the exons ATGAATTTTACTTTGGTAGCCACGATTGTTCTTATG TTGATACATTCACACCTAGTATTGGCATCAATAGACTTTGAGCTGGACCTTATTTCTTATGATGGTGATAGACGAAAAGCAGATGGCACTTGTTGCGATCCTCCGTCATCAATAGGAATTACTTGCGATCCCTTTTGTGATCCTGGATTCCATATTTGTTTGGATGATGG tTCCGTTACATGTCCTTATTTTGATGGCAACACCGGACTGATTGTAGAAGATGTCGAAGATATAGATTTTGAAACCTATTCACTTGGACCTCTTCCTAATCCCATTCAAATCACTATTGATAAATGGCCA GAATATGGTCTGCGCATCAACATCACGGCAGAGGATTATGATGAATCTCCTGAAAAAGAGAAGATcgataactattttgtgataaTTAATGAAATACCATCTTTAACTGTTCCTACGACAATGGTAGGATTAAGTGATGGCAGGGCGTTTAAGACCCG GTTAGGTATCTACTATGTAGCAACCTGCAGCAACGGGTATGAAGGATTGGACTGCCAAACAAACATTGATGAATGTCAAAGCAATCCCTGCTCCAACGGTGCTACTTGCAACGACTTCATTAATGGGTATAATTGTTCATGTACATCAAGTTTTACCGGAGACGAATGTGAAACTGAAGTGGATGAATGTGAAAGCAATCCATGCCAGAACGAGGCTACATGCAATGATTTCGTAATTGGGTttaactgtacatgtacatcggCTTACGAAGGAATTTACTGTgaacaagaaataaatgaatgttcAAGTAACCCTTGTCAAAATGGTGCTACGTGCACCGATTATTTGGATGGTTTTAATTGTACCTGTATTTCTGGATATGAAGGGACAAACTGTGAACAAGAAATTGATGAATGTTCAAGTAACCCATGTCAAAATGGTGCTACGTGCACCGATTATTTGGATGGTTTTAATTGTACCTGTATTTCTGGATATGAAggaacacattgtgaacaaGAAATTGATGAATGTTCAAGTAACCCATGTCAAAATGGTGCTAAATGCACTGATTATTTGGATGGTTTTAATTGTACCTGCATTTCAGGATATGAAGGAACAAACTGTGAACAAGAAATTGATGAATGTTCAAGTAACCCTTGTCAAAATGGTGCTACATGCACCGATTATTTGGATGGTTTTAATTGTACCTGTATTTCTGGATATGAAGGAACAAACTGTGAACAAGAAATAGATGAATGTTCAAGTAACCCATGTCAAAATGGTGCTACGTGCACCGATAATTTGGATGGTTTTAATTGTTCCTGTATTTCAGGATATGAAGGAACAAACTGtgaagaagaaattaatgaatgtTCAAGTAACCCTTGTCAAAATGGTGCTACATGCACTAATTATGTGGATGGTTTTAATTGTACCTGTATTTCTGGATATGAAGGAACAAACTGTGAAGAAGAAATTGATGAATGCTCAAGTAACCCTTGTCAAAATGGTGCTACATGCACCGATTATTTGGATGGTTTTAATTGTACCTGTATTTCTGGATATGAAGGAACAAACTGTGAACAAGAAATAGATGAATGTTCAAGTAACCCATGTCAAAATGGTGCTACGTGCACCGATAATTTGGATGGTTTTAATTGTTCCTGTATTTCAGGATATGAAGGAACAAACTGtgaagaagaaattaatgaatgtTCAAGTAACCCTTGTCAAAATGGTGCTACATGCACTAATTATGTGGATGGTTTTAATTGTACCTGTATTTCTGGATATGAAGGAACAAACTGTGAAGAAGAAATTGATGAATGCTCAAGTAACCCTTGTCAAAATGGTGCTACATGCACCGATTATTTGGATGGTTTTAATTGTAACTGTATTTCTGGATATGAAGGAACAAACTGTGAACAAGAAATTAATGAATGTTCAAGTAACCCATGTCAAAATGGTGCTACATGCACCGATTATTTGGATGGTTTTAATTGTACCTGTATTTCTGGATATGAAGGAACAAACTGTGAACAAGAAATAGATGAATGTTCAAGTAACCCATGTCAAAATGGTGCTACGTGCACCGATAATTTGGATGGTTTTAATTGTTCCTGTATTTCAGGATATGAAGGAACAAACTGTGAAGAAGAAATTGATGAATGTTCAAGTAACCCTTGTCAAAATGGTGCTACATGCACTAATTATGTGGATGGTTTTAATTGTACCTGTATTTCAGGATATGAAGGAACAAACTGTGAAGAAGAAATTGATGAATGTTCAAGTAACCCTTGTCAAAATGGTGCTACATGCACTAATTATGTGAATGGTTTTAATTGTACCTGTATTTCTGGATATGAAGGAACAAACTGTGAACAAGAAATTGATGAATGTTCAAGTAACCCTTGTCAAAATAATGCTACATGCACTGATTATTTTGATGGTTTTAATTGTACCTGCATTTCAGGATATGAAGGAACAATCTGTGAACAAGAAATAGATGAATGTTCAAGTAACCCTTGTCAAAATGGTGCTACATGCACTGATTATTTTGATGGTTTTAAGTGTACCTGCATTTCAGGATATGAAGGAACAATCTGTGAACAAGAAATAGATGAATGTTCAAGTAACCCTTGTCAAAATGGTGCTACATGCACTGATTATTTGGATGGTTTTAATTGTACCTGTATTTCAGGATATGAAGGAACAAACTGTGAACAAGAAATAGATGAATGTTCAAGTAACCCTTGTCAAAATGGTGCTACATGCACTAATTATGTGAATGGTTTTAATTGTACCTGTATTTCAGGATATGAAGGAACAAACTGTGAACAAGAAATAGATGAATGTTCAAGTAACCCTTGTCAAAATGGTGCTACGTGCACCGATTATTTGGATGATTTTAATTGTACCTGTATTTCAGGATATGAAGGAACAAACTGTGAACAAGAAATTGATGAATGTTCAAGTAACCCTTGTCAAAATGGTGCTACATGCACCGATTATTTGGATGGTTTTAATTGTACCTGTATTTCTGGATATGAAGGAACAAACTGTgaacaagaaataaatgaatgttcAAGTAACCCATGTCAAAATGGTGCTACATGCACCGATAATTTGGATGGTTTTAATTGTACCTGTATTTCAGGATATGAAGGAACAAACTGTGAACAAGAAATAGATGAATGTTCAAGTAACCCTTGTCAAAATAATGCCACATGCACTGATTATTTGGATGGTTTTAATTGTACCTGCATTTCAGGATATGAAGGAACAATCTGTGAACAAGAAATTGATGAATGTTCAAGTAACCCTTGTCAAAATGGTGCTACATGCACTGATTATTTGGATGGTTTTAATTGTACCTGCATTTCAGGATATGAAGGAACAATCTGTGAACAAGAAATTGATGAATGTTCAAGTAACCCTTGTCAAAATGGTGCTACATGCACTGATTATTTGGATGGTTTTAATTGTACCTGCATTTCAGGATATGAAGGAACAAACTGTGAACAAGAAATTGATGAATGTTCAAGTAACCCTTGTCAAAATGGTGCTACATGCACTAATTATGTGGATGGTTTTAATTGTACCTGTATTTCAGGATATGTAGGAACAAACTGTGAGGAAGAAATTGATGAATGTTCAAGTAACCCATGTCAAAATGGTGCTACATGCACCGATAATTTGGATGGTTTTAATTGTACCTGTATTTCAGGATATGAAGGAACAAACTGTgaacaagaaataaatgaatgtttaAGTAACCCATGTCAAAATGGTGCTACATGCACCGATAATTTGGATGGTTTTAATTGTACCTGTATTTCAGGATATGAAGGAACAAACTGTGAACAAGAAATAGATGAATGTTCAAGTAACCCTTGTCAAAATAATGCCACATGCACTGATTATTTGGATGGTTTTAATTGTACCTGCATTTCAGGATATGAAGGAACAATCTGTGAACAAGAAATTGATGAATGTTCAAGTAACCCTTGTCAAAATGGTGCTACATGCACTGATTATTTGGATGGTTTTAATTGTACCTGCATTTCAGGATATGAAGGAACAATCTGTGAACAAGAAATTGATGAATGTTCAAGTAACCCTTGTCAAAATGGTGCTACATGCACTGATTATTTGGATGGTTTTAATTGTACCTGCATTTCAGGATATGAAGGAACAAACTGTGAACAAGAAATTGATGAATGTTCAAGTAACCCTTGTCAAAATGGTGCTACATGCACTAATTATGTGGATGGTTTTAATTGTACCTGTATTTCAGGATATGTAGGAACAAACTGTGAGGAAGAAATTGATGAATGTTCAAGTAACCCTTGTCAAAATGGTGCTACATGCACCGATAATTTGGATGGTTTTAATTGTACCTGTATTTCAGGATATGAAGGAACAAACTGTGAACGAGAAATAGATGAATGTTCAAGTAACCCTTGTCAAAATGGTGCTACATGCACTAATTATGTGTATGGTTTTAATTGTACCTGTATTTCTGGATATGAAGGTACAAACTGTGAACAAGACATAGATGAATGTTCAAGTAACCCATGTCAAAATGGTGCAACATGCAACGATTATTTGGATGGTTTTACTTGTTCCTGTATTTCTGGATATGAAGGAACAAACTGTGAACAAGACATAGATGAATGTTCAAGTAACCCTTGTCAAAATGGTGCTACATGCACCGATTATTTGGATGATTTTAATTGTACCTGTATTTCTGGATATGAAggaacacattgtgaacaaGAAATTGATGAATGTTCAAGTAACCCATGCCAAAATAGAGCTACGTGCTTTGACCTTACGCCAGGATTTCAGTGCAGATGTCTGGAGGGATACACTGGTGAATATTGCTCGTCGGATATCGatgaatgttttgtgaaaactgCCTGTCCTAATAATTCTATATGTGAGAACACAGTGGGatcttttgcttgtttttgcCTCGATGGATATGAAGGGGAGCGCTGTGACATCATTATTAATCCATGTATTTCATCTCCGTGTGAACGAGGAACTTGCGACAAAATCAATAGAGATGCATATAG TTGTATTTGTGAGGATGGATTCTTCGGAGTAAATTGTGAAATCACCGATCCATGTTCTTCGTCCCCTTGTTACAATGGAGGAGAATGTCAAAGCAATGATGCCGGGCAATGGGTATGCCAATGTCTCAACGGCTTCATCGGTGAACTTTGTCAACTAG aaTTGGAGTTTTACTCGTATACTGTACTTCTATATGGTGCAAGCGTTGATGAGGAAATCTTTGTAGAAGACATGGAAGCTCTCTTCTCAAAAGTGTATATTGAAGACGTCAATGTAATCATCACAGAAACAGCCAACTACTACACGCCTGACACAGG agaCGATATCATTGGTGTTACTTTCGTTTTGTACGTAAACGGAACAGCACTTGACTCAGATGAAATCAGCGCAGTGTTAAACGCTGTCCCAAAAGAAGATCTAAATAACAGAGAGCAGTACGAATTCTACTTCGGCGAAGTTATTCCGGAAAAACCGGATCAACCG AGATGGCTGGCGGAGTACTGGTATGTTTTAGTAATCATTGTGATATTCGGGATCGTTCTCCTCCTCACTACTGCTTTGTCGCTGGGTCATCTGATGGTCAATCGGAG CTTACGAAAGATGCAATATGAGGAAAACAAAAAGAGACTAGAAGAGACTCAAAAGCAGacgaatgtacatgtatatgaagatGAGCGCTACATAAAGCGACATTGGAATAGTCATAACAACGCACTGAGGAGCTCATCACATTTCGACGAAGAGCATATTTTCAGGACAAATCCCATATATATGGCGCAGGATTATTTAAGCTTCCGTGATGATAATTCCGATGATTATCATTACGTTCAAGATTACCTCTAA